The Malaclemys terrapin pileata isolate rMalTer1 chromosome 5, rMalTer1.hap1, whole genome shotgun sequence genomic interval TCTCCAGTAAGGATCTCTCCTACACAGTAATCACTAAAGCTGTAATCATTACATCCGGGTTAGGTGGTAGAGGCCCCTGGAGCAGAACTTAGGGGCTGGAGGTGGACCTGTCTGAATTCTGGACTCTGCTAACCCTGAACAACAAACAGTGAGTGAGGgatgaaggggaggagggaagtggctATTTTAGGATCATATTACTTTACTGGATGCTCACAATGCAAGTGAAGTGGATGAGTTTATTTAAGACCATTGCCAAGACACCTAGGGTTGGGGAGTCTCACTTACATACACGCAGATACTGTTGATATATTATTACTGGCTTTCCCTGGTTTATTTGGTGCCCTTTTTTCCTCCAGTAAAGTTTTATTGGTTTTGTACAATGGACTGTGTGCTTGTGTAGGGGGAAGTATTGCTTATCAGGGTCATCCAGGGGAGGTAATATAGTTTCCCCAGGTTTCTGAGCAGGGGCTCGAGCAATGTTATTTAAGTTTTCAGAGGGAAACATTAGAtaattgaacctggcccttgttgctgcagACAACTCCTAGGAGAAGGGTTACACCCCTTCCTAGCTCAAGTCCTATATCCCCCCCCCAATCTTCCCTCTATGCCCCCTCACCCATCACTTATATACCAGCCTTGCATTTCCTCTCCACCAGCACAACCCTCATGTCCCCGATATTGCTCTTCCCGCCACCCCACGTGCTCATTCCCCATTGTGCCCTGTACTTCCCTACCACATTCAGTTCTCATCCCCCTCTTGGCCCACATACCCTGCTGACATCCTGAACAATCACTGTGCAACCTTCACTCCATCCATAAATGTAATACACCAAAGCACATGCAGATTCAATACTGTAATTTCCTCATAAAAATTAATACCAAATGTAGAGCAATCACTAACATAGATCATCACCCATTCAGACATTTCCCTGAACATTCAAGAAATATAGCTTGTAGCTACTATTTGCAGTCTGACACTATGTCTTACTTACACACCCCAATAGAAAACCACATACAGAATCACTTAAAGTGTAATTCATGAAAGCCACACTAGCCATAGAGTAATCATTAAAACATAGGAACTTATAACCAGTAAACCTGGCCAAAGTTCAACAGTGCATGTTGGTTGTTTTGGTTGGAGGTCGCGATATGTGGGCTGCAAGTGGTGGAAGGAAAGTAGTTGGGGTTGAGAAGAGAAATGGATGAGTGGACTATAAATGGGGTGTGGAATGATTTAACTGctttgtgttttcttttgtgGGCTATGCCCAACCTTCACAAAGACTTTTGTGTGGTGTCTAATATAtaaatagatacacacacacacatccttcaACACATTGAATTTTCCCAGCCAGAACATAAATTAACCTTGCAGAGTCTGGTTCTTACTCTCACTGGTGCAAACGTGAGGTAATTTCATTTTGAAGTTATggcattacaccagtgtaaaattggtgtgagaggagaacaAGAGCCAGTATATACATGTTTTCTGAGCCTAGTGTTTGCTAAAAGGTTGTATAGCAGCAAGCTAAAGGAAATATACAACAGGATCTAGAAGCCCCCTCTTGTGTTTGTCCTGAAAACTGCAAGTCTGCAATATTTTGATATTGTTATGgctgtaatttatttcaaaacactTGAACTCTATTTGCTATTGCTAACTCTGTTGTCTTTTAAAACAATGTGCTTTTGTGGTAACTTTTCTTaagcaacaatttaaaaaaaaataaatatagtctAACTTTATTTGCGAACCCAAACAGCATATAAAGATTACAGTAAAAATTAATTTCAATGCATTGGTTTCTTTAAATGTTACATACATTGCAAACAGACACCAAAAATCACTTAGTCTAATATTAAGTCACCACATGGGGGAAAACCCCTCAAGTCTTTACCTAGTtcttacttgggcaaaactctCAATACTGCTCTGAAGAGACAAAGTGCCATGCAAGTGTTAAGTATCATTATTAAAGTGCAAACATGctcaaatggtaaaaaaaaattatacggTAAAGGGATATTTTGTTGAAAGAAGCCAAAATTGTTATACTGCAAAGCCTTGAGGTTCATGATAAAAGCAAAGTCAAAAGTGTATGAGAACTTCATGTCAAAAAAAGATCTGCAGGGTATTTTCTCTTGCTGTTCAAAACAAACTCAAATCACGCAAGGTCGAGACTCAACTTCAGATTTTGCCTGAATATCTGACAGCTATGAAATTGCAGTATATTTTGTTAAAAGTTTACTGCTTATGGTTTGAAAGTGCTAATATTAAGTACAAGAACTTTAAACTCAAAGAAATAGCTGCTTGGTCACATTTTTACAGCACGCATGCTTGATGTTTATTTAAACAATGATCCACAGACTACTTTGATACAGACTTGCTTGCTTGTATGCCAGTGACGCTATTGCTTGTACGTCAGTCTAGTTAGTCAAATCAAGTAAATATGCTTGAAAGACCAAGCATTTCTACCATTAAATATGACTCTAATGACATTTGCAGTCACAAAACCTAAAACAAATTCCTTACAATGAGAGCAAAGTGAagtggtgggaggaagggaaatgACTCTGGGACATAAAGACAGTGTGGGAGATTCATCACAAGGTAGGGAATCCCAGAGTTATCTGTATACCCAGAAAAATGAAACACAGCAGacaaagaaatgactaagggcttgtctacatagtatGTTAGTCCACACCAGTGGGGAATAAATTCTAATGCGTGCCAGAGTGTAGTGCATTAACTGGCCCATGTGAACcgtgctggcatgcactaaaagttcctagTGCACGGTAATGTAGtattgtttgaaatgggactacattAATATGCACTAGGAACTTTTAATGAATACCAGCAAGGTCCACACAGACCAGTTAGTGCATGATACACTGGTGCATACTAGAATTTACACCCTTCTCGTGCAGACTAATGCCCCATGTAAACAAGTCCTAAATACTAATactttgaaagtatcttctcatCAGTCATGTTCTTACTGCTTCAATAATGCCCTGTGTATGGGTACTTGGGTTGAAACACAAAATAAATCGATATATGACCAGATTAATTTTAGTTCCAGTTCTTGCAGTCTTTACTAGGTCCTTATgcaatttcaattaattttagtGTGTGTTTTGATTGAAGACTTAAATATCCTGCTGTCCTCTGTCTAGGTTTTTATACAGGCCACAGCCCTGCAAATTCTTATTCatgtaaatacctttacaaaCATGAGTAGTGCCACTGAGCTCAGCAATACTACTTGCATGGATAAAGGTACCTGTGCATATATTTTTGCAGGATCGGGACCAcggtgcccatcaccatagtatctgagtacccgTTGGATAGTAACTTTTTACACAAAAGGGTAAGAGGATAGTTATAAATGCACTTTGAATAGAGAGCCATTATATGTTGTCAACTATTTTTGTAAACACTACGGAGCTCTTCAGATTTGTTTTTATAAAGACAACAAATTTAAAAGGACTAGCTAGAAATACTGCTGTGAAATCAACCCTCTACTCTCTATCATTCACCACCACATAAGGAACAGTTAGGACCCGGATAGGCAAAGGCTAGACTGACTCATTTATTTCCCTTCTCAAAATGTGTCTTTAAGAAGTGTTAAAGGTTAATCAAAATAAAGGCCATCACTTTTCTGTGAGTTTATTTCAAACCTAAAGATTAGATCATTCCCAATGTGTTCGTAGACACTGATGCTGGGTAACCAGTTTAGAAACATCATGCTTAATTATTTTGATTGAGACTTACATACATCAGATTTTGGTGGCATCCAGTTTTCATCTATCACACATTTCTCTCTGTTTTCCATTGCCAAAGAAACCAGGCTTCAGAACTCAAATTTCACCTTCTACATTATTTCAAGTGTCTATCATAGATACTAGTAGCACACACTACTTTTTCTTGCAGCCTCCATTCGGATGCAACTGTGCTTATCTTTTCAGAGCTTCCATACTGTTTTTTTCATGTTGCTGACCACCAAGATACATGACTCAAATATTTGTATATTGTTTCCAGATTAATATGAAAATTTCCAATACAAACAATAGTTTTATTACATTCTaccaatatttacattttaaaaaaaccccaaatcctcCAGTATTTGATTCCATGGCAGAGGAGGAACATAATAGGCAATAAAATTAGCTTTAAATCATGTAAATATCCCCTAATTCCTTTAGCTCCAGGCAAAAGATGGTATCTCTAAGAGAGAAGATTTTTAAAGCTTAAGGACATTTTGCATCCAAGCAGTAAAAGCCACTAAAGTATTGCTGTTACCTTTGTATTACTatttgtgaagaacaaaggaCTTTCTAAGCACTGAAAAGCATATTGGTGCAATTAAGGTCTGCTAATAACAATTGAAAGTATTTTCATAAGCCAGTGTAAACTGGGGGTTTGATCTTTGATGAAAAGATTTAATCAGGAAATTTTTCACACACTGTAATTGTTGTAAAAACTGTTAATTTGGTAAAGAATTAGAAAGAGAACTTACATCCTGTGGATGTGTCTATACTTTTCCCATCTAACTACTCTATGAGCTCATTTTTTATCCTCAGCTTTAATTACATTCTAATCCTAGTTTTCTTGTCCCATAGAGTCAATAGGGCCACAACTTGTTTCAAATCTTAAAATTAGTTACATCCTAGTAAAATACTATTTGGAAGCATATTGTGTTGTAGATGCACAtcaattaaatgcaaaatataaacatgcaccaggagagagacaaagcaagATGCATACATAATGCAAAGGGAACGTGGGAAAGGTGGACAGCTTTTTAAGAGAGTTATGTAGAAAGGGTTCTCTGCATACTGCTAATGGACCACTCTACACTTTAAAGTTTGGTAAGTGTACAACAATATTTGTGCAGTCAAAGTaactcttaaaaataaattttaccaATATAAACAAGCTGTTCTTACTTCAAGGTCCATTTACCAGTAGCAAACCAGGCACATTCTAACTTGCTGAAACGGTTTGTTTAAATTTATCTTTACCTAGAAAAACCAATGGCTTTCCAGAAGCTAGGTTCCACTGTGGAAGGAGCTTACCAAGTCAGTTCACCAAAGCCTGACCTTGCTGACCTCTACTTCATGCTGCAAAGTCTGTTTGTTCTCCCAAACTTTTCCAAGCACTAGGGATGGGACAGAGGGATGGGACAGCTTTGGTTTTGGAGGCTATGCCCCATGTAAAATGACAATAAGAGTCTTGCCTTTACCTTGCCCTTTGTCTCttttgcctatttagattgtaagatcttggGGGCAAGGGACTGACTCTCAGTCTGGAAGACACTCTCACttacttcaataggctttggatcaagctttGTGTATGTGTACAGAGCCTAGCAACAATGAGGCACCCATCTCACTTGGGGCCTCTGGGAATTATAGTAATTATGGAGGTGCCAGTCATGAAAccatagttaaggctgagttctgttttgcacttaaagcaagAATTCAAGCTCTTTGTTTTGTATAATATATACAGCGTATCCTCCCCAAATCTGCAACATTTACACgtaaggcacccaaacaaccttagcTCTGTCCTCTTGTGATGccatggagggaaaaaaacatgaacaaaaattaatgtttttaaaaattagtttaatctaatctgggaccCCAAATATTAAATACCTTAAACATAACTACATGGTTATTGCCTGGCATCACTACAGGGCAGATTTAAGGCtgtttgggtgccttaactgtgcattCCTTTCCTTAGCATGCATGGATTTCTTTTTAGATTAATCTTAACTCTAAATTTCCTAGATTCATAATGGTTGGTTCTGACTTCATTAAAACATCCCTGGAAAGTATTTTACCCTTAAATTACTGATGTGTattctcaaccttaactccattttaacataAGTTACTGGGTTCTTTTGTCTCaacatataaataatattttatttctaaaataagTGGACATAAGCCTAAATCAATGGAAATAtgaatttttaaagaaagaaatatataaatatatagaaaGATATTCAGCTAGGGTTGGAATTAAAAGCCATAGTTGTAGAGTGTACAGAGAAGTGAAATTGGTTTATAGCAATAACTGTCGCTTTATATATAAGATAAATcaaatcttttaaataaaaatcagttcaACATacgaagatttttttttcccattccttTATTACTCACAGTGTGGAAACACttgccccactaaagtcaatagcaaTACTCCCATTGAGTACAATGGGGCCAGTGTACAGTTAATTAAATAGTTAAAATGTTGTGACCAGAACTTGAAAAGCTAGTGCTCTAGCATGCATGATTGTGGcttaagtatttttattttagaaatatatGACCTACTCTCTAAATAGGTTTGTTTATGTGTATTCCATCCAGTGCTACAAATTGCTCTGTCAATAAATGTCCATGTTTGAAATCAAGGGAGGAGCACCATTCTTGGATTACTAAACTTGGGTCTTAAAACCATCCAGGGGAAGGAGTTGATAAGACCAGAGATAAAAGGTTGCCGCCAGTCTGAGATCTGGAATGTAAATGATACCcagaagccatttttttttaaaaaagcacaaagTCAGAAACACTACTTGAGAGTGTGTAGGTTTTTGCATGTATTGCATGTCACTATTCTTATGTAATAGCTGTGATGACTAAATATGAAAACAGTGCTGTTTTGCAAAGGTAGTAAATTTAAAGGAGGAATTTTTAGGACAACGGTTTGAAAGATTTACGTGTAAAATTGCTCTAATTATACTACTTTTTTCTGAGTCATAAGGAGGTTGAGACCTGGCATATAGAAATAATACCTATAGTTGTAAGCCCACAGTTGAAACAAAAGTGAGTATGAGAAACCTTAAGACCTGgccctgcaagatgctgagcaatgccaagtcccactgaagtcaagaggtgGTGCTCCGACCCATGCACATCAGCCTGTTGGAGTGAAGAAAGCTAAAGTCATTACTAAAAAATAGTCTCTAGTATATTatattaggcttggtctacactacgactttaattcggatttagcagcgttaaatcgaattaaccctgcacccgtccacacaacgaagccatttaattaggcctggtctgcactaggcgtttatgtcgaagttagcgccattacatcgaattaaccctgcacccgtccacactgcgatgctatttagttcgacatagaggtctctttaattcgacttctgtactcctccccgacgaggggagtagcgctaaatttgacatggccatgtcgaattaggctaggtgtggatggaaatcgacgctaatagctccgggagctatcccacagtgcaccactctgttgacgctctggacagcagtacgagctcggatgctctgaccagccacacaggaaaagccccgggaaaatttgaatttgaattccttttcctgtctggccagtttgaatctcatttcctgtctggacaccgtggcgatcacagcagcactggcaacgatgcagagctctccagcagtgatggccgtgcagtctgtgaatagaaagagggccccagcatggactgatcgggaagtcttggatctcatcgctgtgtggggcgatgagtccatgctttctgagctgcgctccaagaaacggaatgcaaagatctatgagaagatctcaaaagacatgtcagagagaggatacagccgggatgcaacgcagtgccgcgtgaaaatcaaggagctgagacaaggctaccagaagaccaaagaggcaaacggacgctccggatcccatccccagacatcccgtttccacgaggcactgcattccatcctcggtgcggccgccaccactaccccaccactgaccgtggactctgaggatgggatattgtccacggccggttcctcggacatgttagcggacggggaagatgaggaaggagatgaggagggcgaggcagtcggcagcgctcacaacgctgatttccccgacagccaggatctcttcatcacccttacagagatcccctacgaagcgtccccagccgttaccccggacacagaatctggggaaggatcagccagtaagtgttgtaaacatctaaacatttatttttaacagaacaggaatattaacaattaaaagaatgggttgttcatgattactttgccctaggcacttaacggttcagtcatgggcagtgcaagttttgaaaaaaaatctagcaatgtccggttttccgtgattgtcctgcccaagccgctctactgtttagtccctgctactgcagctagagtaaaatgcggtctatatgtgcagggatagagcagtaatcttcccgggacatctcgatgaagctctcctggaggtaattggaaagccgttgcatgaggttcctggggagagcggccttattgggtcctccgaagtacgagacgttgccgcgccacgagactatcaagtactcgggaatcattgctctgcacagcagggcggcatacggccctggtctttggaggctttcccggagcattctctctctctcgctgtcagagatcctcatcagggtgatgtcgcccatggtgacctgctttgaattaggtaggggaatgttagtgttgggactgcttgctcgttcctttacagaactgtaaccgctggtttgcagccacgcggtggaggcgggagaggggctgccgaaagggatcgttcctggggacagccgcgagggggtgggacaggggcagagttcccgcttgccggattgctggcagcagggactgacattgctttaaatgtgaaatgaggccagtggtaatataaaagttttaaactgccacaagtctacggcttaccatgtctacctgcaacagaaattccgttgtgctgccccgcttctcaaatgtgctgtggaagaccccaggcactgaatgcgaaggccgagaattcgaccttgtgctgagtgcgcatgtgataggtgctgtgcatggtcttgttcacagagaaagactatgttctttgttcacaactacatttatctttctgaggaattcactccctttttcccattcccacagccacatctgcgactgtctcacaacgtagcctggcatcacactcccagaggctagcgaagattaggcataggaagaagaggacacgggaggacatgttctctgaacttatggcctgttcccaagcccaggcagcacagcagacccagtggcgggagaaattgacccaaatgcagcaagcaaacatggatcgggaggagaggtggcggcaggaagaccagcaggcgactcaaacgctgcttggactactgagggagcaaacagacacgctccggcgccttgtggatgttctgcaggaacggaggcaggaggacagagccccgctgcagtccatctctaaccgccctcccccgccaccaagtcccatacccatctcacccaaagtgcaaagaaggagaggcggcagagtccctgctaactctcactccacccctgcagagagctctagtagcagaaggctctcattccccaaaacttgaaaagttctttccttcccgcctgacacaagcccccgtccaagtttcacctcccacttccatgtgtagttgataataaaaaatacgtttctgttaactactgtttcaatcatgttcttttggaggaggaggggaaagggggttggtaattggacaggacag includes:
- the LOC128837822 gene encoding uncharacterized protein LOC128837822 → MQSSPAVMAVQSVNRKRAPAWTDREVLDLIAVWGDESMLSELRSKKRNAKIYEKISKDMSERGYSRDATQCRVKIKELRQGYQKTKEANGRSGSHPQTSRFHEALHSILGAAATTTPPLTVDSEDGILSTAGSSDMLADGEDEEGDEEGEAVGSAHNADFPDSQDLFITLTEIPYEASPAVTPDTESGEGSATTSATVSQRSLASHSQRLAKIRHRKKRTREDMFSELMACSQAQAAQQTQWREKLTQMQQANMDREERWRQEDQQATQTLLGLLREQTDTLRRLVDVLQERRQEDRAPLQSISNRPPPPPSPIPISPKVQRRRGGRVPANSHSTPAESSSSRRLSFPKT